A single region of the Pararhodospirillum photometricum DSM 122 genome encodes:
- a CDS encoding SCP2 sterol-binding domain-containing protein, whose translation MSIGRGEMGEAEERLREALPRLARLGAVVCLDLGPEGCWRIDARTAAPVMVLDDDDAPGGDDVACSIRLTPDNLLKLMDGRLDPLLGYSMGKIKVSGSKGVAMKLVGVLA comes from the coding sequence ATGTCAATCGGAAGGGGAGAAATGGGCGAAGCAGAAGAACGGCTGCGGGAGGCCTTGCCGCGTTTGGCGCGGCTGGGGGCAGTGGTTTGCCTCGATCTGGGGCCAGAAGGGTGCTGGCGCATTGATGCCCGCACCGCGGCCCCGGTCATGGTGCTCGACGACGATGACGCCCCGGGGGGCGACGACGTCGCGTGCAGTATCCGGCTGACACCGGACAATCTCTTGAAACTGATGGACGGTCGCCTTGACCCGTTGCTGGGGTACAGCATGGGAAAAATCAAGGTGAGCGGGTCCAAGGGCGTGGCCATGAAGTTGGTTGGCGTTCTGGCGTGA